CGCGGCCCACTCCGTGACCCTGCGCGCCACATCCTGCGCGGTGAGGCCGATGCCGGCCAGCACCTCCTCGCGCGTGCCGTGCTCCAGGAACCGCTGGGGAATCCCGAGGTCGCGCAACGGCACGTCGCAGTCGACGTCGCGCAGGGCGGCGGCCATCGCCGACCCGAAGCCGCCGTGGCGTCCGTTGTCCTCCAGCGTGACGACGAGCCGGTGGGACTCCGCCAACGACACCAGCTCCTCGGGGACGGGCAGCACCCACCGCGGGTCGACCACCGTCACGCCGATGCCCTGGTCGGCCAGCCGGTCGGCGGCGGCGAGCCCGAGCCGGGCGAAGGCCCCCACGGTCACCAGCAGCACGTCCCGGCGCTCGTCGCCGCGCAGGACGTCCACGCCACCGACGCGGTCGACGGCGGGCACCGACTCCACGACGCCGCCCTTGGAGAACCGCAGCGCGGTGGGACCGTCGGAGATCTCCACGGCCTCGCGCAGTTCCTCGCGCAACGTCTGCGCGTCCCTGGGCGCGGCCACCCGCATGCCCGGCACCATGCCGAGCAACGACAGGTCCCACATGCCGTGGTGGCTGGGGCCGTCCGGCCCCGTGATGCCCGCGCGGTCGAGCACGAGCGTGACGGGCAGGCGGTGCAGTGCCACGTCCATGAGCACCTGGTCGAACGCCCGGTTGAGGAAGGTGGAGTACACGGCCACGACGGGGTGCAGGCCACCCATCGCCAGCCCCGCGGCGGAGGTGACGGCGTGCTGCTCGGCGATACCGACGTCGTACCAGCGGTCGGGGTAGGTCTCGGCGAACGAGTGCAGGCCCGTGGAACGCAGCATGGCCGCCGTGATGGCCACCACGTCGTCGCGCTCCGCCCCGATCTTGACGAGTTCGTCGCCGAACACCGAGGTCCAGCTCAGCCCCTTGGCGGGCGGCTTGCCGGTGTGCGGGTCGATCGGGTCGGTCTGGTGCATCTGGTCGGCCTGGTGGTTCACCGCGGGCGCGTAGCCGTGACCCTTCTCGGTGACGGCGTGCACGATCACCGGGCCGCCGAACGCCTTGGCGCTCTGCAGTGCCTTCTCCAGGGCCGCCAGGTCGTGCCCGTCGACCGGACCGATGTACTTGAGGCCGAGGTCGGAGAACATGACCTGCGGGCTGAGCGCGTCCTTGATGCCGGCCTTGGCCGCGTGCAGGGCGGTGTAGAGCGGCTTGCCCACGACCGGGGTGTTCTGCAGCAATTCCTTGCCGCCGTCGAGCAGGCGCTCGTAACCACGGCGCAGGCGCAGCGACGCGAGGTGCTCGGCGAATCCTCCGATGGTCGGCGAGTACGAACGGCCGTTGTCGTTGACGACGATGACGACGGGACGCTCCCGGTCGGCGGCGATGTTGTTCAGCGCCTCCCAGCACATGCCACCGGTCAACGCACCGTCACCGACGATCGCCACGGCGTGCCGACCGAGGCCCGCGAGCTGGTAGGCCTTCGCCAACCCGTCCGCATACGACAAAGCCGTGGAGGCGTGGCTGTTCTCGATGAAGTCGTGCTCACTCTCCGCACGCGCCGGGTAGCCGGCGATCCCGCCCCGCTGGCGCAGCCGGTCGAAATCACGGTGCCGACCCGTGACGATCTTGTGCACGTACGACTGGTGACCCACGTCGAACAGCAGGGCGTCCTTCGGGGAGTCGAACACCCGGTGGACGGCCAGAGTGATTTCCACGACACCGAGGTTGGGTCCGAGGTGACCGCCCGCCCTGCGCACCTTCTCCACGAGGAAATCCCTGATCTCCCCGGCCAGCACGCTCAACTGGTCGTGGTCCATTCGTTTGAGGTCAGCCGGCCCGTGCACGGACTCCAGCAACGTCACACTCCACCTCGCTCGCCGTCGTTCTCGCTGCCTCGTTCTGCTTAGTCTAGGGAGGTCTCCGACCGCAGCCCACCTTCGGGCAAAGCGCTGCCGCGAAGACCGGTACGCCGGATACTGGTCTCGTGGCGGCAGCGGCGCCGCCGTGTCGCGGTGCCGGAAGTCCCACGAGGCGAGCGGACGAGAGGAGTCCCCATGCCACGGGAATTCGATTACGTCGTCGTCGGTGGTGGGACGGCGGGGGCGGTGGTCGCGGCCCGATTGTCCGAGGATCCGGACACCTCCGTCTGTCTGCTGGAGGCGGGGCCATCCGATGTGGACGACCCCGCGATCCTGCGGCTCGACCGGTGGATGGCGTTGTTGGAGTCCGGATACGACTGGGACTACCCCGTGGAGCCGCAGCGGAACGGCAACTCCTTCCTGCGACACGCCAGGGCGAAGGTGCTCGGTGGCTGCTCCTCGCACAACTCGTGCATCGCGTTCTGGGCTCCGGCCGAGGACCTCGACGAATGGGCGTCGCTGGGACTGCCGGGGTGGTCCGCCGCCGACCTCTTCCCCCTGTTCCGGAGGCTGGAGAACAACGACGCTCCCGGAGACCACCACGGTCGGAACGGACCGGTGCGCATCCGCTCGATCCCCCCTCACGACCCGGCGGGCGTGGCGCTGCTGGAGGCCTGCGAGCAGGCAGGTATTCCCAGAGCCGAGTTCAATTCGGGCACCACGGTGACCAACGGCGCCAACTGGTTCCAGATCAACGCGTTCGAGGACGGCACGCGGGCGTCGTCGTCGGTGTCCTACCTGCACCCCGTGATGGGCAGACGTCCCAACCTGGAGGTCCGGACCGGGGTACGTGCCAAGCAGCTGACCTTCGACGGGCTGCGGTGCACCGGGGTGGACATCCTCACCGAGGACCTCGTCCACAGTGAACACGTGGCCGCGCGCGGTGAGGTGATCGTGAGTTGCGGGGCCATCGACAGTCCAAAATTGCTTCAACTCTCCGGGATCGGCCCAGCCGAGGAACTCGCGGGCTTCGACATCGACGTGCTCGTGGACTCCCCCGGAGTCGGCCGTAACCTCCAGGACCACCCCGAGGGCCTGGTCCAGTGGGAGGCCCGCAAACCGATGGTCGAGGAGTCGACCCAGTGGTGGGAGATCGGCGTCTTCACCACCACCGAACCGGGGCTCGACCGACCCGACCTGATGTTCCACTACGGTTCCGTGCCCTTCGACCTCAACACCCTCCGGCACGGATATCCGACCACGGAGAACGGTTTCTGTCTCACGCCGAACGTCACTCGGGCGCGCTCCACCGGCACGGTGAAGCTGCGGACCCCCGATTTCCGGGACCGGCCGAAGGTCGACCCGTGTTACTTCACCGATCCCCACGACATGCGGGTGATGACGTACGGCATCCGGCTGGCCCGCCGCATCGTCTCCCAACCGGCGATGCGGGAGTGGGCCGGTGCGGAACTCGCGCCGGGGCCGGAGGCGCAGACCGACGAGGAGCTCGCCGACTACATCGTCAAAACCCACAACACGGTGTATCACCCGTCGTGCACGGTGAAGATGGGGCCGGCCAGCGATCCCTTCGCCCCGTTGGACGAACGGCTGCGGGTGCGCGGCGTGGAACGACTGCGGGTGGTCGACGGGTCGGTGATGCCGTTCCTGGTGGCGGTCAATCCGTGCATCACCACCATGGCCATCGGGGAGAAGGCCGCGGACATGATCGTCGAGGACGCCAAGCGGCGGTGAGGCCCGCCGGACGTGGCCGACCTCACCGCCGCCACAGCGGCAGCATCGCGTCCCGGACCTCCGCCAGGAGTTCGGTCATGGCCGCCTCGGCGACGTCCGGCTCGCCCCGCGCGACCGCCTTCGCGACCCGTTCGTGGAGGTCGAGCGCCTCGGGCACGGGCTGAGGAGGCATGAGACCGAGATGCGTGCGTCCGCGCAGGACCGCGGCCACGACGTCGGACAGGGCCCCGAACATCTCGTTGCCACACGCGCGCAGCAACAGCGTGTGGAAGGCGACGTCCCGCTCCATGAACTCGTCGAGCCGACCCGCCTCCCCGAGTTCGCGCATCTGCGTGGCCAGGTCGACGGCCCGCGCGCGTTCGACGGCCGAAGCACTCCGCGCCGCGGCGGCGGCCGCGAGCGGCTCCACCGCGATCCGCAGTT
The window above is part of the Saccharomonospora glauca K62 genome. Proteins encoded here:
- the dxs gene encoding 1-deoxy-D-xylulose-5-phosphate synthase, coding for MTLLESVHGPADLKRMDHDQLSVLAGEIRDFLVEKVRRAGGHLGPNLGVVEITLAVHRVFDSPKDALLFDVGHQSYVHKIVTGRHRDFDRLRQRGGIAGYPARAESEHDFIENSHASTALSYADGLAKAYQLAGLGRHAVAIVGDGALTGGMCWEALNNIAADRERPVVIVVNDNGRSYSPTIGGFAEHLASLRLRRGYERLLDGGKELLQNTPVVGKPLYTALHAAKAGIKDALSPQVMFSDLGLKYIGPVDGHDLAALEKALQSAKAFGGPVIVHAVTEKGHGYAPAVNHQADQMHQTDPIDPHTGKPPAKGLSWTSVFGDELVKIGAERDDVVAITAAMLRSTGLHSFAETYPDRWYDVGIAEQHAVTSAAGLAMGGLHPVVAVYSTFLNRAFDQVLMDVALHRLPVTLVLDRAGITGPDGPSHHGMWDLSLLGMVPGMRVAAPRDAQTLREELREAVEISDGPTALRFSKGGVVESVPAVDRVGGVDVLRGDERRDVLLVTVGAFARLGLAAADRLADQGIGVTVVDPRWVLPVPEELVSLAESHRLVVTLEDNGRHGGFGSAMAAALRDVDCDVPLRDLGIPQRFLEHGTREEVLAGIGLTAQDVARRVTEWAAGRLGDTAQDTENVKETTEEAVDTPRD
- a CDS encoding GMC family oxidoreductase, translating into MPREFDYVVVGGGTAGAVVAARLSEDPDTSVCLLEAGPSDVDDPAILRLDRWMALLESGYDWDYPVEPQRNGNSFLRHARAKVLGGCSSHNSCIAFWAPAEDLDEWASLGLPGWSAADLFPLFRRLENNDAPGDHHGRNGPVRIRSIPPHDPAGVALLEACEQAGIPRAEFNSGTTVTNGANWFQINAFEDGTRASSSVSYLHPVMGRRPNLEVRTGVRAKQLTFDGLRCTGVDILTEDLVHSEHVAARGEVIVSCGAIDSPKLLQLSGIGPAEELAGFDIDVLVDSPGVGRNLQDHPEGLVQWEARKPMVEESTQWWEIGVFTTTEPGLDRPDLMFHYGSVPFDLNTLRHGYPTTENGFCLTPNVTRARSTGTVKLRTPDFRDRPKVDPCYFTDPHDMRVMTYGIRLARRIVSQPAMREWAGAELAPGPEAQTDEELADYIVKTHNTVYHPSCTVKMGPASDPFAPLDERLRVRGVERLRVVDGSVMPFLVAVNPCITTMAIGEKAADMIVEDAKRR
- a CDS encoding FadR/GntR family transcriptional regulator, producing the protein MSVEPQVGAEVLHNTVLDTIGSDITSGELACGDVLTLDRIQERFGVSRTVARESVRVLESMGLVRSRRRVGITVQPRSSWNVFDPRVIWWRLSGPGRDEQLRSLTELRIAVEPLAAAAAARSASAVERARAVDLATQMRELGEAGRLDEFMERDVAFHTLLLRACGNEMFGALSDVVAAVLRGRTHLGLMPPQPVPEALDLHERVAKAVARGEPDVAEAAMTELLAEVRDAMLPLWRR